Sequence from the Seonamhaeicola sp. ML3 genome:
TAGAAGTTTGAATAATGTAAATGTGTTATCTGCTCAGGTTAAAGATAAGCACAAGGGTGTTTTTGGCCTGTACAGATTGTCTAAAGAAATTAAGGGTTTAAATATCGATGCGGTAGCCGATTTGCACAACGTACTTAGAAGTAAAATCTTAAAGTTTTTTTTAATTGGTTATCCGTTTTTTCAAATAGATAAGGGCAGAAAAGAAAAACAAGATTTGATTTCTGGTAAACGTTTTGAACCTCTAAAAACAACACCCCAGCGCTATGTTGAGGTTTTTGAGAAACTAGGTTTTAAAATAGACTTAAATCATTTAGAATTTCCTGAAAAAGCAGTTTTAAATAGCGAAACAGAAACGCTTTTAAAAACAAAGCTTAAGTCTAGAATAGGTATTGCACCATTCGCAGCACATGAGGGTAAAATGTATCCTTTAAACCTAATGAAAGACGTTATTGAGGTGCTTTCTAAAGAACATCAGGTTATTTTATTTGGAGGAGGAGATAAAGAGGTGGCACTATTGAACGGTATAGCCTCTTCATTTAAAAATGCAGTTAGTGTTGCAGGTAAATTATCTTTAGACCAAGAACTCGATGTTATTTCTAATTTGGACCTCATGATTGCCATGGACTCTGGTAACGGGCATATTGCCGCGTCATTAGGCGTTAAAGTGTTAACTATTTGGGGGGTGACACACCCTTATTCTGGTTTTAAACCTTTTAATCAGCCTGATGATCATGATTTATTGCCGGAGAGGGCAAAATTCCCAAAAATTCCAACGTCGGTTTATGGCAATAAATATCCTGATAGCTATAAAAATGCAGCTGGTAGTATTACCCCGAATACAATAATAAATAAGGTGAAATCTATTATTTAAGTTGTTTTTCGCAGCGCCTTATACATCATCATAGTCAACAACTATTTTAGGCGTTGTTGGCTTGGCTTGGCAAGTAAGTATTAAACCTTCGGCGACTTCATTATCGGTAAGAATATTGTTCTGTATCATGGTTGCTTCGCCTTCAGTAATTCTGGCTATACAACTGCTACAGATTCCGCCTTGGCAAGAGTAAGGAGCATCTAAATCTTTATCGAGTGCCGCTTCTAGTATGGTTTGTTTTTGGGACATTTCAAAAGAAGTTTCTTCATCGTCCACCACCACAGTAATATTTGTTTGTCCGTTATTGGCTGTGGGCTCATTTTTTATTTCTGCAGGTTTAGCCGCTTTGAAAAGTTCAAAATGAATACGTTCCTCGTTAATACCGTTTTCAGTAAGCACATCTTTTACAGTATGAATCATGGCTTCGGGACCGCATAGGTAAAACGCATCTACTTCAACGTGTTTGTGCTTATTCTTCATGACGTAGTTTACCGTACTTTTTTCAATTCGGCCAAAGAGAGCATGGTCTTCATCTTTTTGGCTAAAAACAAATTGAATTGAAAAACGGTCTTTATATTTGTGTTGAAGTTCAAGAAGTTCGTTTAAGAACATAGTGTCTTGAGTTGTTTTATTTCCATAAACCAAAATAACCTTACTGTGAACTTCTTCCTCTAAGGCGCATTTTATAATACTAAGAACAGGTGTGATACCACTACCAGCAGCAAAAAGCGCTATATTTTTTGTTTTTTTATCGTTGGGCTCAAAAATAAAACGGCCTTTGGGTGGCGCAACCTCTAGGGTGTCTCCCGCTTGTAATTTAGTGTTGG
This genomic interval carries:
- a CDS encoding glycosyltransferase family 9 protein, translated to MPKLPKHILVIRLSAMGDVAMAIPILNAFTRQYPDVRITVLTKAFFKPFFRSLNNVNVLSAQVKDKHKGVFGLYRLSKEIKGLNIDAVADLHNVLRSKILKFFLIGYPFFQIDKGRKEKQDLISGKRFEPLKTTPQRYVEVFEKLGFKIDLNHLEFPEKAVLNSETETLLKTKLKSRIGIAPFAAHEGKMYPLNLMKDVIEVLSKEHQVILFGGGDKEVALLNGIASSFKNAVSVAGKLSLDQELDVISNLDLMIAMDSGNGHIAASLGVKVLTIWGVTHPYSGFKPFNQPDDHDLLPERAKFPKIPTSVYGNKYPDSYKNAAGSITPNTIINKVKSII
- a CDS encoding ferredoxin--NADP reductase, with amino-acid sequence MASFHNLSIKNIHRETNKSVSISFNLPENLKDEFSFKAGQYITLKTTINGNEVRRDYSLCVSPKSDELKVAVKEVVDGTFSSYANTKLQAGDTLEVAPPKGRFIFEPNDKKTKNIALFAAGSGITPVLSIIKCALEEEVHSKVILVYGNKTTQDTMFLNELLELQHKYKDRFSIQFVFSQKDEDHALFGRIEKSTVNYVMKNKHKHVEVDAFYLCGPEAMIHTVKDVLTENGINEERIHFELFKAAKPAEIKNEPTANNGQTNITVVVDDEETSFEMSQKQTILEAALDKDLDAPYSCQGGICSSCIARITEGEATMIQNNILTDNEVAEGLILTCQAKPTTPKIVVDYDDV